In Listeria swaminathanii, a single window of DNA contains:
- a CDS encoding SpaA isopeptide-forming pilin-related protein produces MKNFRHWRKLVIATIIGLLVFQNVSPVLATITDNTTGTTTLKIIKEDKDTKEKINGSIFEVKDKASGETKELSIKENGSGTLASLSAGDYLVKEKTAASGYTLDEKEYSVTLSDKEEVVTSTSTKEKTAPVAAPKTTQRANLKSVITDNIFSEVTLKDGNGDEINTSDRIQNGSGVVLNMNFSFSGKNYKAGDTFTTVLPDAFNFGNKNLSGNFLPSTEAEWTLDVTTRELTLTFLKDGIQEGDYDINISTAFKVFTSTEETIQEVVFKTAGKDTVYQIEVVPVVNYPTTVAITANPGIVNPTKGQVDAKFNLTKEKDAKGELKLTDYTSGGTTTIDKDSIKVYSSDVSAGGTFIGTKKLLVEGTDYTLTYSATSLTVTLNGGLSGKGYQVTYDRTINKPSDSLSYMSTQAYTVGDAGTLSSNSAYIYLTMTNYKHIVKKASYNGSTQSIDWTINFNYDQDEISPSTVLTDVLADSDVAYVADSLKIKRVTFNATNGSPIVGNDASSDWTTSAISANGNFNLTYKNTNTNAYEITYSTKITDFSDRNIKNEITDENGVSADATIAIQPDLLKKEAGTIDYFNNTMTWKITANSDRIKMGNLNITDEFSTGVKSLKSYTVRAYTDNTNSVLLTEGKDYTMNKDVTPAGFYLQLIGDYASTDKKIVVDFVTDIDLSDVTKTIDNKASISYYDGGIIVYVDEVTASMTPDPAMMTNGGKYGSYNSTTGNIDWIVSVNAMAKNYDNLIFDDAIPAGLTYVEGSLQYRNVASTGEMMNLYIPLNSVGTVAKTGDKNYPTKVDTTGNNLHLEFANLDNSRVFIKYSTKPNENWYYYSYVQNTAKVSDNGVGEKSYSYQAYASKLFNAMTKTATIDPSFDNKVNWIVTLSNISADRPINNPTITDTMKTGTTGAQVLKSSFKVMNETTGEDIDSKYYDITYTDNNFTIQFKDYKATAPIKVTYSTVSLMSGLVSNTATTTSSDYGNLPMTYKSRTTSISPAFTIGSGSGMATIGSLEITKVDKKDNSKKLTGAKFQLYTLEGDKAGQEATTDSDGKIVMDGLQSGKYKLVETAAPTGYTISDEYKDGKEITVTADVATSVTIENTEQTGSAVLLKEDSVTKDAITGAEFELQNADGTKVAENLVSNAEGKIEVTDLAPGDYQFVETKAPTGYVLDATPAKFTVEFNQADAVVVTKENVAKTGSVVLTKLDSKSRSNLAGAEFELQTKLGASLKDKVVTEANGQLQIDNLAPGDYQLVETKAPTGYDLDATPVEFTIEFNQTEALQVTKTNTMSTGSVVLTKTDGQTKAALADATFKLVDEDNNITENLTTDASGKLEIIDLAPGDYQLIETKAPTGYELDTVPVDVTITPAQKETLRVTKTNLKTVVSGKVTAEFVDTKGNVLAEKEVHTGIVGDKYAVKAKDIKGYTLTKQPTNNAGVFKETEQKVTFVYEKNKTPIVVNPDKPVTPVKPVKPTKPVDPAKKPNLPTTGDESPYGIIFTGLFASILGLFLLKKSKKVND; encoded by the coding sequence GTGAAAAATTTTAGACATTGGCGAAAACTAGTTATTGCAACCATTATTGGTCTGCTAGTTTTTCAAAACGTTTCACCAGTATTAGCAACAATAACAGACAATACAACAGGAACAACAACATTAAAAATTATTAAAGAAGATAAAGACACAAAAGAAAAAATCAATGGCTCTATTTTTGAAGTAAAAGATAAAGCTAGTGGAGAAACGAAAGAACTTTCTATAAAGGAAAATGGCAGCGGGACATTAGCTTCCCTTTCAGCTGGAGACTATCTTGTAAAAGAAAAAACAGCTGCTTCTGGTTATACTTTAGATGAAAAAGAGTATAGCGTAACACTTTCCGATAAAGAAGAAGTCGTAACATCCACATCGACAAAAGAAAAAACAGCGCCAGTAGCTGCGCCAAAAACAACGCAACGAGCTAACTTGAAATCAGTCATTACGGATAATATTTTCAGTGAAGTAACGTTGAAAGATGGTAATGGCGATGAAATCAACACATCTGACCGGATTCAAAATGGTAGTGGTGTTGTGCTTAACATGAATTTTTCGTTTTCTGGAAAAAATTATAAAGCCGGAGATACATTTACAACCGTGTTACCGGATGCTTTCAACTTTGGGAATAAAAATTTAAGCGGGAACTTCTTGCCCTCAACAGAAGCAGAATGGACGCTAGATGTAACAACACGTGAGCTTACTCTTACTTTCTTAAAAGATGGGATTCAAGAAGGCGATTATGATATAAATATTAGTACTGCCTTCAAAGTATTTACATCAACAGAAGAAACGATACAAGAAGTTGTCTTTAAAACGGCTGGCAAAGATACCGTTTATCAAATTGAAGTTGTACCAGTAGTTAACTATCCAACAACTGTAGCAATTACTGCGAATCCAGGGATAGTGAACCCGACTAAAGGACAAGTTGATGCCAAATTCAACTTAACGAAAGAAAAAGATGCTAAAGGTGAGCTGAAACTTACTGATTATACTTCTGGTGGAACGACAACAATTGATAAAGATAGCATCAAAGTGTATTCGAGTGATGTTAGTGCTGGGGGAACCTTCATTGGTACGAAAAAATTACTTGTAGAAGGTACTGACTATACGCTAACTTATTCCGCAACTTCTCTAACTGTTACGCTAAACGGTGGGCTTTCTGGTAAAGGCTATCAAGTAACATATGATCGCACAATCAATAAACCGAGTGATTCACTTTCTTACATGTCTACACAAGCTTACACAGTAGGTGATGCAGGAACATTATCAAGTAACTCGGCTTATATTTACCTGACGATGACTAATTACAAACATATCGTGAAAAAAGCTAGTTACAACGGCTCCACACAAAGTATTGATTGGACAATTAACTTTAACTACGATCAAGACGAAATATCTCCTTCAACAGTCCTTACCGATGTTTTAGCAGATAGCGATGTCGCTTATGTAGCAGATTCACTGAAAATTAAACGAGTAACTTTTAACGCAACTAATGGGTCGCCAATCGTCGGAAATGACGCTTCAAGTGATTGGACAACCTCAGCAATCTCGGCAAACGGGAATTTTAATTTAACGTATAAAAACACAAATACCAACGCATATGAAATCACTTATTCCACGAAAATCACAGACTTTAGTGATCGTAACATTAAAAATGAAATTACAGATGAAAATGGCGTTTCAGCTGACGCAACGATTGCCATTCAACCAGATTTACTGAAAAAAGAAGCTGGAACAATTGACTATTTTAATAACACAATGACTTGGAAAATCACTGCCAACTCTGACCGAATTAAAATGGGAAACCTGAATATCACAGATGAATTTTCTACTGGGGTAAAAAGCCTTAAAAGCTACACAGTTCGCGCTTATACAGATAATACCAATAGCGTATTATTAACAGAAGGCAAGGATTATACGATGAATAAAGATGTGACTCCAGCTGGATTTTATTTACAGCTTATCGGTGACTATGCTTCAACAGACAAAAAAATTGTTGTTGATTTCGTCACAGATATTGACCTTTCTGATGTAACAAAAACAATTGATAATAAAGCGTCGATTTCTTACTATGATGGTGGAATTATTGTATACGTAGACGAGGTAACTGCCTCCATGACACCAGATCCAGCCATGATGACAAACGGTGGTAAGTACGGCTCATACAATTCTACAACTGGGAATATTGATTGGATTGTTTCCGTCAATGCAATGGCGAAAAACTATGACAACTTAATTTTCGATGATGCCATTCCGGCAGGTTTAACTTATGTAGAAGGTTCACTCCAGTATCGTAATGTGGCTTCCACAGGTGAGATGATGAATCTATATATCCCACTTAACTCTGTTGGAACAGTAGCCAAAACAGGTGATAAAAACTATCCAACAAAAGTAGATACAACAGGAAATAACCTCCATTTAGAGTTTGCTAACTTGGATAATTCACGCGTATTTATTAAATACAGTACCAAGCCAAACGAAAACTGGTATTACTATTCCTACGTACAAAACACTGCGAAAGTGAGCGATAATGGAGTAGGCGAAAAATCTTATAGTTACCAAGCATACGCAAGTAAACTTTTTAATGCGATGACAAAAACAGCTACTATTGATCCATCTTTTGATAATAAAGTTAACTGGATTGTTACACTTAGCAACATCTCAGCAGATCGTCCTATTAACAACCCAACAATTACAGATACAATGAAAACAGGAACAACTGGAGCACAAGTATTAAAAAGTAGCTTTAAAGTAATGAATGAAACGACAGGTGAAGATATTGACTCAAAATATTATGATATAACTTATACAGACAATAACTTCACTATCCAATTCAAAGACTATAAAGCAACTGCACCAATCAAAGTAACTTATAGTACAGTCAGCCTGATGTCTGGACTTGTCAGTAACACAGCGACAACAACTTCTTCTGACTACGGTAATTTACCAATGACATATAAATCAAGAACAACTAGCATATCCCCAGCCTTCACTATTGGTAGTGGTAGCGGGATGGCAACAATTGGTTCCCTTGAAATTACTAAGGTTGATAAAAAGGATAATTCGAAAAAACTAACAGGTGCTAAATTCCAACTGTATACGCTTGAAGGGGATAAAGCAGGACAAGAAGCAACAACTGATTCGGACGGAAAAATCGTCATGGACGGGCTTCAATCCGGAAAATATAAACTCGTTGAAACAGCAGCACCAACAGGGTACACGATTAGCGACGAATACAAAGACGGTAAAGAAATCACAGTTACTGCCGATGTAGCTACGAGCGTTACAATTGAGAATACAGAACAAACTGGTAGCGCAGTTCTGCTGAAAGAAGATAGTGTCACAAAAGATGCTATCACTGGAGCAGAATTCGAATTACAAAATGCAGACGGTACAAAAGTTGCTGAAAACTTAGTATCAAATGCAGAAGGTAAAATCGAAGTAACTGACTTAGCACCGGGAGACTATCAATTTGTCGAAACAAAAGCGCCAACTGGCTATGTTCTGGATGCAACACCTGCTAAATTTACGGTTGAATTTAACCAAGCAGATGCAGTTGTTGTAACGAAAGAGAACGTTGCAAAAACAGGAAGTGTTGTTTTAACGAAGCTCGATAGTAAATCAAGAAGCAATTTAGCAGGAGCAGAATTTGAACTGCAAACAAAACTAGGCGCAAGTTTGAAAGATAAAGTAGTAACCGAAGCAAATGGCCAACTACAAATTGACAACTTAGCACCTGGAGACTACCAATTAGTAGAAACAAAAGCACCAACAGGTTACGATTTAGATGCTACACCAGTTGAATTTACAATTGAATTCAACCAAACAGAGGCACTTCAAGTAACTAAAACAAACACAATGTCTACAGGATCCGTTGTATTAACTAAAACGGACGGACAAACAAAAGCAGCCCTTGCAGACGCAACGTTCAAATTAGTAGATGAAGATAATAATATTACAGAAAATCTAACTACAGATGCGTCTGGGAAACTAGAAATAATTGATTTAGCACCAGGTGATTATCAATTAATCGAAACAAAAGCACCAACAGGATACGAACTAGATACTGTTCCTGTAGATGTAACAATCACTCCGGCGCAAAAAGAAACACTACGAGTAACAAAAACTAACTTAAAAACAGTTGTAAGCGGCAAAGTCACAGCAGAATTTGTTGATACAAAAGGTAATGTATTAGCAGAAAAAGAAGTTCACACTGGCATTGTTGGTGATAAGTACGCAGTGAAAGCAAAAGATATCAAGGGTTACACGTTAACAAAACAACCTACGAACAACGCGGGCGTATTCAAAGAGACAGAACAGAAAGTAACTTTCGTATACGAGAAAAACAAAACGCCAATCGTAGTAAACCCTGATAAACCAGTTACACCTGTCAAACCAGTCAAACCAACTAAACCTGTGGACCCAGCTAAGAAACCAAATCTTCCTACAACCGGAGATGAGTCTCCATATGGAATAATTTTCACTGGATTATTCGCTAGCATCTTGGGACTATTCTTGTTAAAAAAATCAAAAAAAGTAAATGATTAA
- a CDS encoding siphovirus Gp157 family protein, protein MKLYELTDNYLRLQELLEENKTEAVEDTLAAITDGFHDKAENIAKIIKSLAADAEMAGAEAKRLLKRKQALENNAQKLKNYLQSEMARMEIRKINSTLFTIQIQKNPASVEIVEEALLKPFFLLQEPKIDKKRIAELLKSGEEVEGARLVESESIRIR, encoded by the coding sequence ATGAAATTATATGAACTAACCGATAATTATTTACGATTGCAAGAACTTTTAGAAGAAAATAAAACCGAGGCTGTAGAGGACACATTAGCTGCAATCACAGATGGTTTTCATGATAAAGCAGAAAATATCGCCAAAATTATTAAGTCGCTAGCGGCGGATGCTGAAATGGCAGGAGCTGAGGCGAAACGACTTTTAAAACGGAAACAAGCGCTAGAAAATAATGCCCAGAAATTAAAAAACTACTTACAATCCGAAATGGCACGAATGGAAATCAGAAAAATAAATAGTACGCTTTTCACTATTCAAATACAGAAAAATCCTGCAAGTGTCGAAATAGTAGAAGAAGCTTTATTAAAACCGTTCTTTTTACTGCAAGAACCTAAAATTGATAAAAAAAGAATCGCGGAATTACTCAAATCTGGCGAAGAAGTAGAAGGAGCTAGATTAGTAGAAAGCGAATCTATTCGAATAAGGTAA
- the srtB gene encoding class B sortase, with amino-acid sequence MKMKSFLGKGLTLVVLVVFLFSGWKIGTELYENYHNRTILGDAKAVYTKDVATTNINGEVRDELKSLQKLNKDMVGWLTIADTEIDYPILQSTDNDYYLHHNYKNEKARAGSIFKDYRNTNEFLDKNTIIYGHNMKDGSMFADLRKYLDKDFFEAHPTFSYESGLANYEVEIFAVYETTTDFYYIETDFPETTDFDAYLHKVKQQSIYKSNVSVSGKDRIITLSTCDTEKDYEKGRMVIQGKLVAK; translated from the coding sequence GTGAAAATGAAATCGTTTTTGGGGAAAGGTTTGACTTTGGTTGTGTTAGTGGTGTTTCTTTTTTCTGGATGGAAAATTGGGACGGAACTGTATGAAAATTATCATAACCGGACGATACTAGGTGATGCGAAAGCTGTTTATACGAAAGATGTGGCTACTACGAATATTAACGGCGAAGTGCGCGATGAGCTTAAATCCCTGCAAAAGCTCAATAAAGATATGGTTGGTTGGCTGACGATAGCAGATACTGAAATAGATTATCCAATTTTGCAAAGTACGGACAATGACTACTATCTGCATCATAATTATAAAAATGAAAAAGCAAGAGCGGGCAGTATTTTCAAAGATTATCGGAATACGAATGAGTTTTTGGACAAAAATACGATTATTTACGGGCATAATATGAAAGATGGCTCGATGTTTGCGGATTTACGAAAATACTTAGATAAAGATTTTTTCGAGGCACATCCGACTTTTTCTTATGAATCGGGTCTGGCAAATTATGAAGTAGAAATTTTTGCTGTGTATGAAACGACGACTGATTTTTATTATATTGAAACGGACTTTCCGGAAACAACCGATTTTGATGCTTATTTACACAAAGTGAAGCAACAATCTATTTATAAATCAAATGTGTCAGTAAGTGGAAAGGACCGAATTATTACACTTTCGACTTGTGATACAGAGAAAGATTATGAAAAAGGACGCATGGTTATTCAAGGGAAACTAGTAGCAAAATGA
- a CDS encoding ABC transporter ATP-binding protein — translation MEVRDVNFSYNGTDSILKNVSFTIQKNKINTIVGPNGSGKSTLLEILARLLSPSSGDVLLEGKSIFEWKAKEFAQNVAIVHQNNVLPSELTVKELLYFGRLPYKNWRMTRTKVDDIAVERALEQTELTGKAEKFVDSLSGGERQRVFIATALVQDTPLLLLDEPTTFLDMYFQLEILELVKRLNQEENLTIVMILHDLNQALTYSDQLVVMKNGEVVAQGEPGKLLTTGLIADTYGVIAEVLEDAKTGKYIVPQRRKEF, via the coding sequence ATGGAAGTAAGGGACGTTAATTTTAGTTATAATGGAACAGATTCGATTTTGAAAAATGTCTCGTTTACTATCCAAAAAAATAAAATCAATACGATTGTTGGGCCGAATGGTAGTGGGAAATCTACTTTATTAGAAATTTTGGCTAGACTTCTTTCGCCCAGTTCTGGGGATGTTTTACTTGAAGGAAAATCGATTTTTGAGTGGAAAGCGAAAGAGTTTGCGCAAAATGTTGCAATTGTTCATCAAAATAACGTGCTTCCGAGCGAGCTAACGGTGAAAGAGTTGCTTTATTTTGGACGGCTTCCTTATAAAAATTGGCGGATGACTCGGACGAAAGTAGATGATATTGCTGTTGAGCGGGCTTTGGAGCAAACAGAGCTAACTGGAAAAGCGGAGAAGTTTGTTGATAGTCTTTCTGGGGGAGAGCGACAACGCGTATTTATTGCGACAGCGCTAGTTCAAGATACGCCATTGCTACTTTTGGATGAGCCGACGACGTTTCTGGATATGTATTTTCAACTCGAAATTTTAGAGTTGGTAAAACGGTTGAATCAAGAAGAAAATTTAACTATCGTGATGATTTTGCATGATTTAAACCAAGCGTTGACTTATAGCGATCAATTGGTCGTGATGAAAAACGGGGAAGTTGTGGCACAAGGTGAGCCGGGAAAATTATTGACAACGGGGCTGATTGCAGATACTTATGGCGTGATTGCAGAAGTTTTGGAAGATGCAAAAACTGGGAAATATATTGTTCCTCAAAGGCGAAAGGAGTTTTAA
- a CDS encoding FecCD family ABC transporter permease: protein MTIKQKSSFGAVVVLLIGTILWAVQAGSLAMSIPDFLKGVFSGGNEMVDVVIDLRFPRIIIALLAGAALSVSGLLLQAVMRNPLADAGVIGISAGAKFFSFVIILFLPELYFWLPLFSFIGGALACFLVFLFSYQSDFNPLRFIIIGIAINAVFTGLSDALSSQVALVSSQSASSAASLAMKKWSDVETLLIYVTIGLVCALLLAKWCNVLGLENKMARGFGVPVNKTRIWLALIAVLLASITTAVVGVIAFVGLLVPHIARKLVGGNYQILVPFSILFGALLLLFADTLGRTLFHQMEIPASVIMLIIGGPFLIFLMRKGDFYGSKGR, encoded by the coding sequence ATGACAATTAAGCAAAAAAGTTCTTTTGGTGCTGTGGTTGTTTTGTTAATTGGGACGATTTTATGGGCGGTTCAGGCGGGCAGTTTAGCAATGTCGATTCCAGATTTTTTAAAAGGGGTTTTTAGTGGCGGGAATGAAATGGTCGATGTGGTGATTGATTTGCGTTTTCCGCGGATTATTATTGCTTTACTGGCTGGTGCGGCGCTTTCGGTTTCTGGTTTATTATTGCAAGCTGTGATGCGGAATCCGCTTGCTGATGCTGGGGTGATTGGGATTTCAGCGGGAGCAAAGTTTTTTAGTTTTGTTATTATTTTATTTTTACCGGAATTGTATTTTTGGTTGCCACTTTTTTCGTTTATTGGTGGGGCGCTTGCGTGTTTTTTAGTCTTTTTATTTAGTTATCAATCTGATTTTAATCCGCTTCGTTTTATTATTATTGGGATTGCGATTAATGCGGTTTTTACGGGGCTTAGTGATGCGCTTTCTTCGCAAGTGGCGCTTGTTTCTAGTCAGTCTGCGAGCAGTGCAGCGAGCCTTGCGATGAAAAAATGGTCAGATGTGGAAACGTTGTTAATCTATGTAACAATTGGCCTGGTTTGTGCGCTGTTACTTGCTAAATGGTGCAATGTGTTAGGTCTTGAGAATAAAATGGCTAGAGGATTTGGTGTGCCGGTTAATAAAACACGGATTTGGTTGGCGCTAATTGCGGTGTTGCTTGCTTCGATTACTACGGCGGTTGTTGGGGTTATAGCTTTTGTTGGCCTACTTGTGCCGCACATTGCCAGAAAACTGGTTGGCGGAAATTATCAAATACTTGTGCCATTCTCCATTTTATTTGGAGCATTGTTGCTCTTGTTTGCAGATACACTTGGCAGAACGTTATTTCACCAAATGGAAATCCCGGCATCTGTGATTATGCTGATTATCGGCGGTCCATTCTTAATCTTTTTAATGCGAAAGGGTGATTTTTATGGAAGTAAGGGACGTTAA
- the isdE gene encoding heme ABC transporter substrate-binding protein IsdE, with translation MRKMAVISLVLLLFLVGCGNEEAAEKSEQTSEKEPKIVATTVAITEIMDKLDLPLVGIPTSSKKLPERYAEVKETGSPMGPDLEIIRMLKPDMVLSTKTLEADLKAGFEGASLKADFLDFTSIASMQSEINKLGAEFDRKEEASKLNASLTSEIDKVKANVAKKKKPTVLILMGVPGSYLVVTEHAYIGDLVKLAGGENVISDQKVEYLASNTEYLQNANPDIILRAAHGMPAEVVKMFDEEFKTNDIWKHFDAVKNNRVYDLDENLFGMTASLNAPEALREMEKMLYDN, from the coding sequence ATGAGGAAAATGGCTGTCATATCTTTGGTGTTATTACTTTTTTTAGTTGGTTGCGGGAATGAAGAGGCGGCAGAGAAGTCTGAGCAAACATCGGAGAAGGAGCCTAAAATTGTGGCAACGACGGTGGCGATTACTGAAATTATGGATAAACTTGATTTGCCGCTGGTTGGAATTCCGACTAGTTCTAAAAAACTTCCGGAACGTTATGCAGAGGTGAAGGAAACTGGGTCGCCTATGGGGCCAGATTTGGAAATTATTCGTATGTTAAAGCCAGACATGGTCCTTTCGACAAAAACGCTAGAAGCGGACTTAAAGGCTGGTTTTGAGGGAGCTAGTTTGAAAGCGGACTTTCTGGACTTTACGAGTATTGCTTCGATGCAAAGTGAAATTAATAAGCTAGGCGCTGAATTTGATCGTAAAGAGGAAGCAAGCAAATTAAATGCTAGTTTAACGAGTGAAATTGATAAGGTGAAGGCAAATGTTGCTAAAAAGAAAAAGCCAACCGTTTTAATACTGATGGGTGTTCCGGGAAGCTATTTAGTTGTGACGGAACATGCGTACATCGGTGACTTGGTGAAACTTGCTGGTGGGGAAAATGTGATTAGCGATCAAAAAGTGGAATATTTGGCTTCTAATACAGAATACTTACAAAATGCGAATCCGGATATTATTTTGCGAGCAGCTCACGGAATGCCGGCGGAGGTTGTGAAAATGTTTGATGAAGAATTTAAAACAAATGATATTTGGAAACATTTTGATGCGGTGAAAAATAATCGGGTATATGACTTGGACGAAAATTTATTTGGTATGACAGCAAGTTTGAACGCGCCTGAAGCATTACGTGAAATGGAAAAGATGCTTTATGACAATTAA
- the hbp2 gene encoding hemin/hemoglobin-binding protein Hbp2 → MKKLWKKGLVAFLALTLIFQLIPGFASAADSRLKDGGEYQVQVNFYKDNTGKTTKESSEADKYIDHTATIKVENGQPYMYLTITNSSWWQTMAVSKDGTRPEKPAQAEVYHASYQDVQTVRTDAAKDTRVEKFKLSSLDDIIFSYMHIKVDAISYDHWYQVDLTIDPSTFKVISEPAVTTPVTLSDGVYTIPFVAKKANDDSNSSMQNYFNNPAWLKVKNGKKTVAMTVNDNKTVTALKTELAGTLQDVKVVSEDKDANTRIVEFEVADLNQPLAAHVNYEAPFNGTVYKGQADFRYVFDTTKAVVANSYPGSDETPPVVDPGETNPPVTKPDPGTTNPPVTTPPTTPSKPVVVDPKNLLNNHTYSIDFDVFKDGTTETSMMESYVMKPAVIKVENNQPYVYLTLTNSSWIKTFQYKQNGVWKDMEVVSGDINKNTRTVKYPVKDGTANTDVKTHVLIEDMPGFAYDHEYTVQVKLNAATIKDITGKDVTLKEPVKNDLLNTGNVANNNNAGPKLAKPDFDDTNSVQKTANKAEKNAKTSDSSSMAWYVTLFGASFLYLAYRLKRKRLS, encoded by the coding sequence ATGAAGAAACTATGGAAAAAAGGTTTAGTCGCTTTTTTGGCTTTGACACTAATTTTTCAATTGATACCAGGGTTTGCCAGTGCGGCTGATTCTCGTCTAAAAGATGGCGGAGAATACCAGGTTCAAGTGAATTTTTATAAAGATAATACTGGGAAAACAACGAAAGAGTCTTCGGAAGCAGATAAATATATTGACCACACGGCAACAATTAAAGTGGAAAATGGTCAACCGTACATGTACTTAACGATTACAAATAGCAGTTGGTGGCAAACGATGGCAGTTTCGAAAGATGGAACTCGTCCTGAAAAGCCAGCACAAGCGGAAGTTTACCATGCTAGCTATCAAGATGTGCAAACAGTTAGAACAGACGCAGCGAAAGATACGCGTGTAGAGAAATTCAAGCTTAGTTCTTTAGATGATATTATTTTTTCGTATATGCATATTAAAGTAGACGCGATTAGTTATGATCACTGGTACCAAGTCGATTTAACGATTGATCCAAGTACTTTTAAAGTTATTTCTGAACCAGCTGTTACAACGCCTGTGACGCTTTCTGATGGGGTTTATACGATTCCTTTTGTAGCGAAAAAGGCAAATGATGATAGTAATTCAAGTATGCAAAATTACTTTAACAATCCGGCTTGGTTGAAAGTGAAAAATGGTAAGAAAACTGTTGCGATGACAGTGAATGATAATAAGACAGTAACAGCTTTAAAAACAGAGCTTGCTGGAACTTTGCAAGATGTAAAAGTTGTTTCGGAAGATAAAGACGCTAATACGCGGATTGTAGAATTTGAAGTGGCAGATTTAAACCAACCACTTGCGGCTCATGTTAATTATGAAGCGCCGTTCAATGGTACTGTTTACAAAGGGCAAGCGGACTTCCGTTATGTGTTCGATACAACAAAAGCCGTAGTGGCAAATTCGTATCCGGGTAGTGATGAAACTCCTCCTGTAGTGGATCCTGGCGAAACGAATCCACCTGTGACAAAACCAGATCCAGGTACAACAAATCCGCCAGTGACAACACCGCCAACAACTCCAAGCAAACCGGTAGTTGTTGATCCTAAAAATTTATTGAACAATCATACGTATTCGATTGATTTTGATGTTTTCAAAGATGGAACAACAGAAACTTCGATGATGGAAAGTTATGTGATGAAACCGGCTGTAATCAAAGTTGAAAATAACCAACCATATGTTTATTTAACGTTAACAAACAGCAGTTGGATTAAAACATTCCAATATAAACAAAATGGTGTTTGGAAAGATATGGAAGTTGTTTCCGGAGATATTAATAAAAATACGAGAACAGTGAAATACCCTGTGAAAGATGGCACTGCTAATACGGATGTGAAAACACATGTATTGATTGAAGATATGCCAGGTTTCGCTTACGATCATGAGTATACTGTTCAAGTAAAACTAAATGCAGCAACCATTAAAGACATCACAGGAAAAGATGTAACGTTAAAAGAACCTGTCAAAAATGATCTTTTAAATACAGGGAATGTAGCGAACAATAACAATGCTGGACCAAAATTAGCAAAACCAGATTTTGATGATACAAATTCTGTTCAAAAAACAGCAAATAAAGCAGAGAAAAATGCAAAAACAAGCGATTCATCAAGTATGGCATGGTATGTGACATTATTTGGCGCTTCCTTCCTTTATTTAGCTTATCGATTAAAACGTAAAAGATTGAGTTAA
- the isdC gene encoding heme uptake protein IsdC has translation MKKVLVLVAFVAVFSFSFLSTGLTAQAALKDGTYSVDYTVLQGDSDSVSMANDYFDKPATVTVNGGKSTVSLQVNHSKWITGLWVEGSAVSVTSKKTSSDTRKVSFPVSTLSSPVSAKIKVDIDDDGLNYHHQYQIKLRFDEGSAKALAGAVKSSDNSDTTTPATKSDSNNQVANPKSSDSSQMFLYGIIFVVAGTGLVLLKRRAIFK, from the coding sequence ATGAAGAAAGTTTTAGTTTTAGTGGCTTTTGTGGCTGTATTTAGTTTTTCGTTTCTTTCGACTGGATTAACGGCTCAAGCTGCACTGAAAGATGGAACCTATTCGGTTGATTATACGGTGCTTCAAGGCGATAGTGATTCTGTTTCTATGGCGAATGACTATTTTGATAAACCTGCAACGGTGACTGTAAATGGAGGGAAATCTACGGTTAGTTTGCAAGTGAATCATAGTAAGTGGATTACTGGCTTATGGGTGGAAGGTAGCGCGGTTAGTGTGACTTCAAAAAAAACTTCAAGCGATACTAGAAAAGTGTCATTCCCAGTGTCGACTTTAAGTAGTCCTGTGAGTGCGAAAATCAAAGTAGACATTGATGACGATGGGTTGAATTATCATCACCAATATCAAATCAAGTTACGTTTTGATGAAGGTTCGGCTAAAGCGTTAGCGGGAGCTGTGAAATCTTCTGATAATAGCGATACAACAACTCCAGCAACAAAGAGCGACTCAAATAATCAAGTAGCAAATCCAAAGTCTAGTGATTCTAGCCAAATGTTTTTATATGGAATTATTTTTGTAGTAGCGGGAACAGGGTTAGTTTTACTTAAAAGACGGGCGATTTTTAAATAA